Proteins found in one Gemmatimonadetes bacterium SCN 70-22 genomic segment:
- a CDS encoding gamma-glutamyltransferase produces MILALLLLACASPAGGVAAQSTVRAGTAIPPEGVGAVASRRGMVVSVSDIASDIGASVLARGGNAVDAAVATAFALAVTHPSAGNIGGGGFMVVRMANGEATTFDFREKAPLSATPTMMLDPDGSIAYARTDSGWLAPGVPGTVRGMELAHRKLGKLPWRDVVLPAAQLARRGFPLSRALAEELNRELKTTFAPFPASVATYGRAGGQPWRAGDRLRLPDLARSLRAIADSGADAFYTGWIADSIAEQMRAHGGAITRRDLAEYQAVERAPLRGTYLGHEIVAMGPPSSGGVVLIETLNQLEALTAERFARTSSDWLHLRIEAARRAYLDRARYLGDPDFGAVPVERLTSRAYADSLARSIDPGRASSSVTLGGALVAPAEPTETTHYSVVDAAGNAVAVTYTLEGGYGSGVVVRGAGFLLNNEMGDFNKKPGYTSTRGDIGTPPNVIAPGKRMLSSMTPTIVARNGELLLVTGSPGGRTIPNTVIDVVLGVVAFRLPLRAAVDAPRVHHQWLPDEVRYEEGAIPADARAELEGMGHVLRGTPTRSQGDAHSIWYDAKTRTSYGVNDRRSPDSKASAPTK; encoded by the coding sequence ATGATCCTGGCGCTCCTCCTCCTCGCCTGCGCCTCGCCTGCTGGAGGGGTCGCGGCGCAATCGACGGTACGTGCCGGTACCGCAATTCCTCCCGAAGGCGTGGGCGCCGTCGCCTCGCGGCGTGGGATGGTGGTCTCGGTGTCGGACATCGCGTCGGACATCGGTGCCTCGGTCCTCGCCCGCGGCGGCAATGCGGTCGACGCCGCGGTGGCCACCGCCTTCGCCCTGGCGGTCACCCATCCGTCGGCGGGGAACATCGGCGGGGGAGGCTTCATGGTGGTGCGGATGGCAAACGGCGAGGCGACCACCTTCGACTTCCGCGAGAAGGCGCCGCTGAGCGCGACGCCGACGATGATGCTCGACCCTGACGGCTCCATCGCGTACGCGCGTACGGATTCGGGGTGGCTGGCCCCCGGTGTTCCGGGGACGGTGCGCGGGATGGAGCTGGCGCACCGCAAGCTCGGGAAGCTCCCGTGGCGCGATGTCGTCCTCCCCGCGGCGCAGCTGGCCCGTCGCGGCTTCCCGTTGTCCAGGGCGCTCGCCGAGGAGCTCAACCGCGAACTGAAGACGACGTTCGCTCCCTTTCCCGCATCGGTCGCCACGTACGGCAGGGCCGGGGGGCAGCCATGGCGCGCCGGGGATCGCCTGCGCCTCCCCGACCTGGCGCGCTCGCTGCGGGCCATCGCCGACAGCGGGGCCGACGCCTTCTACACCGGGTGGATCGCCGACTCGATCGCCGAGCAGATGCGAGCACACGGTGGCGCCATCACCAGGCGCGACCTGGCGGAGTACCAGGCGGTCGAGCGCGCCCCGCTGCGCGGGACGTACCTGGGACACGAGATCGTCGCCATGGGGCCGCCGAGCTCCGGAGGAGTGGTGCTGATCGAGACGCTGAACCAGCTGGAGGCGCTGACCGCCGAGCGATTTGCGCGCACGTCGAGCGACTGGTTGCACCTGCGCATCGAGGCGGCACGCCGAGCTTACCTGGACCGGGCGCGCTATCTCGGGGATCCCGACTTCGGGGCCGTCCCGGTGGAGCGCCTGACCTCGAGGGCATATGCCGATTCGCTGGCACGCAGCATCGACCCCGGCCGCGCCTCGAGCTCGGTGACGCTGGGCGGGGCGCTCGTCGCGCCGGCCGAACCGACGGAGACGACGCACTATTCGGTGGTGGACGCGGCGGGGAACGCGGTCGCCGTGACGTACACCCTGGAGGGCGGGTACGGCTCAGGGGTGGTCGTGCGGGGGGCGGGCTTCCTGCTCAACAACGAGATGGGAGACTTCAACAAGAAGCCCGGCTACACCTCCACGCGCGGTGACATCGGGACGCCGCCTAACGTGATCGCCCCCGGCAAGCGCATGCTCTCCTCGATGACGCCGACGATCGTCGCCCGAAACGGCGAGCTCCTGCTCGTCACGGGCTCCCCCGGCGGGCGCACCATTCCGAACACCGTCATCGACGTGGTGCTCGGCGTGGTCGCCTTCAGGCTTCCCCTCCGCGCCGCGGTCGACGCTCCGCGCGTGCACCACCAGTGGCTCCCCGACGAGGTGCGCTACGAGGAGGGGGCCATCCCGGCCGACGCGCGCGCCGAGTTGGAGGGGATGGGACACGTCCTGCGTGGCACGCCGACCCGCTCGCAGGGCGATGCGCACAGCATCTGGTACGATGCGAAGACGCGGACATCGTACGGCGTCAACGACCGGCGTTCGCCGGACTCCAAGGCGAGCGCACCGACGAAATAG
- a CDS encoding 3-oxoadipyl-CoA thiolase, whose amino-acid sequence MRDAYIVDGVRTPIGSFAGALSGARPDDLAALTIRELLRRVERVEGEKVADVIFGCANQAGEDNRNVARMALLLAGLPVTVPGETVNRLCASGLSAVASAARAVRLAEGDLYVAGGVESMSRAPYVLSKGATPFARDAQLFDTALGWRFVNPAMREQYGVDSMGQTAEHVAEQWKVSREDQDAFALRSQQKAAAARASGRLASEIVAVPVPGAKKGTTVEVSADEFLRPDTTLEGLARLRPAFRTDGKGSVTAGNSSGINDGACALMIASEPALKQEGLAPLARIVASAAAGVEPRIMGIGPVPATRLVMQRSGLTMDDMDIIELNEAFAAQSLACLRELGVADDDPRVNPNGGAIALGHPLGMSGARLALTATRELQRTGKRYALCTMCIGVGQGFAMILERA is encoded by the coding sequence ATGCGTGATGCCTACATCGTCGACGGCGTGCGGACGCCGATCGGCTCCTTTGCTGGCGCCCTGAGCGGCGCGCGCCCGGACGACCTGGCGGCGCTGACCATCCGCGAGCTCCTGCGCCGCGTGGAGCGGGTGGAGGGGGAGAAGGTCGCCGACGTCATCTTCGGTTGCGCCAACCAGGCGGGGGAGGACAACCGCAACGTGGCCCGCATGGCGTTGCTGCTGGCGGGGCTCCCCGTGACCGTCCCCGGCGAGACGGTGAACCGGCTGTGTGCCTCGGGATTGAGCGCGGTGGCGAGTGCGGCGCGGGCGGTGCGCCTCGCCGAGGGCGACCTCTACGTGGCCGGCGGCGTGGAGAGCATGTCGCGCGCCCCGTACGTGCTGTCCAAGGGGGCGACCCCCTTCGCCCGCGACGCCCAGCTCTTCGACACCGCCTTGGGATGGCGCTTCGTGAATCCGGCCATGCGCGAGCAGTACGGCGTCGACTCGATGGGGCAGACGGCGGAGCACGTGGCCGAGCAGTGGAAGGTCTCGCGTGAGGACCAGGATGCCTTCGCGCTGCGCTCACAGCAGAAGGCGGCAGCGGCGCGCGCCTCGGGGCGCCTGGCCAGCGAGATCGTCGCGGTGCCGGTCCCGGGAGCGAAGAAGGGGACGACGGTGGAGGTGAGCGCGGACGAGTTCCTCCGCCCCGACACCACGCTCGAGGGGTTGGCCCGGCTGCGGCCCGCCTTCCGCACCGATGGCAAGGGATCGGTGACGGCGGGGAACTCGTCGGGGATCAACGATGGCGCGTGCGCGCTGATGATCGCGTCGGAACCGGCGCTCAAGCAGGAGGGGCTGGCCCCGTTGGCGCGCATCGTGGCCAGCGCGGCCGCCGGCGTGGAGCCGCGCATCATGGGGATCGGCCCCGTCCCGGCGACCCGGCTGGTGATGCAGCGCTCGGGGCTGACCATGGACGACATGGACATCATCGAGCTCAACGAGGCGTTCGCCGCGCAGTCGCTGGCGTGCCTGCGCGAGCTCGGGGTGGCCGACGACGATCCGCGCGTGAACCCGAACGGGGGGGCGATCGCGCTGGGGCACCCGCTGGGGATGTCGGGGGCGCGCCTCGCCCTCACCGCCACCCGCGAGCTGCAACGCACGGGGAAGCGCTACGCGCTGTGCACCATGTGCATCGGCGTGGGACAGGGCTTCGCCATGATCCTGGAGCGCGCGTAG
- a CDS encoding 2-(1,2-epoxy-1,2-dihydrophenyl)acetyl-CoA isomerase — protein MSETAILHDVADGVMRITLNRPDVLNAFDMAMGRQLQSVLDLAAADRAVRAVLVTGAGRAFCAGQDLGAVSLDAPAGPPDLGNVVRELWNPIIRRIRQLGKPVVAAVNGVAAGAGANVALACDLVLASRTASFIQAFSKLGIIPDSGGTFFLPRLVGTARATALMFLAEKVPAEQAAAWGMIWRVCEPEALVPEAEALARQLATLPTRGFALTKQAINASMTNDVVAQLDEEERLQREAGHTHDFVEGVRAFLEKRTPEFRGE, from the coding sequence ATGAGCGAGACGGCAATCCTGCACGACGTGGCGGACGGGGTGATGCGCATCACCCTCAACCGCCCTGACGTCCTGAACGCGTTCGACATGGCGATGGGGCGCCAGCTGCAATCGGTGCTCGACCTGGCGGCGGCCGACCGTGCCGTTCGTGCGGTCCTGGTGACCGGCGCGGGGCGCGCCTTCTGCGCGGGGCAGGACCTGGGCGCGGTCTCGCTCGACGCACCGGCTGGCCCCCCCGACCTGGGGAACGTCGTGCGCGAGCTGTGGAACCCCATCATCCGGCGCATCCGGCAGTTGGGGAAACCCGTGGTGGCGGCGGTGAACGGGGTGGCGGCGGGCGCCGGGGCCAACGTGGCGCTGGCGTGCGACCTGGTGCTCGCCTCGCGCACCGCGTCGTTCATCCAGGCGTTCAGCAAGCTCGGCATCATTCCGGACAGCGGCGGGACGTTCTTCCTCCCGCGGCTGGTGGGGACGGCACGGGCGACGGCGCTGATGTTCCTGGCGGAGAAGGTGCCGGCCGAACAGGCGGCGGCGTGGGGGATGATCTGGCGCGTGTGCGAGCCCGAGGCGCTGGTGCCGGAGGCGGAGGCGCTCGCGCGGCAGCTGGCGACGCTCCCCACGCGCGGCTTCGCCTTGACCAAGCAGGCCATCAACGCGTCGATGACCAACGACGTCGTGGCCCAGCTCGACGAGGAGGAGCGGCTCCAGCGCGAGGCCGGCCACACTCACGACTTCGTCGAGGGGGTACGGGCCTTCCTCGAGAAGCGCACGCCGGAGTTCCGCGGTGAATAG
- a CDS encoding 3-hydroxybutyryl-CoA dehydrogenase, which translates to MGSGIAQVALVHGHRTLVTDASLAAVHRVRDTIAASLQREVDKGRMTNDAMQAALARLELVEPEWGVGPLRECGLVIEAIVEELGVKEATFRALEQVVRPDCVLATNTSSLSIAAIAAGCNRPERVVGVHFFNPATVLPLVEVIAGVRTDPAVAGRVARLVDGWGKVTVRAADTPGFIVNRIARPFYGEALRMLEEGVADVATIDWAMKAIGGFRMGPFELMDFIGHDVNYVVTERVWTAMYFDPRYRPSLTQKRLLEAGLLGRKSGRGFYDYTPGAAAPEPVKDETLGTIIFRRTLAMLVNEAADALYLRIASAPDIELAMTKGVNYPKGLLAWGNEIGLEKLLDHLEALQHETGEDRYRPSPLLRRMVRNAERFAV; encoded by the coding sequence ATGGGGAGCGGGATCGCGCAGGTGGCGCTGGTGCACGGGCACCGCACGCTCGTCACCGACGCCTCCCTCGCGGCCGTGCACCGGGTGCGCGACACCATCGCCGCCTCGCTGCAGCGCGAGGTGGACAAGGGGCGGATGACCAACGATGCGATGCAGGCGGCGCTCGCCCGGCTGGAGCTCGTGGAGCCGGAATGGGGGGTGGGGCCGCTGCGCGAGTGCGGACTGGTGATCGAGGCGATCGTCGAGGAGCTGGGGGTGAAGGAGGCGACCTTCCGGGCGCTGGAGCAGGTGGTCCGCCCCGATTGCGTGCTGGCGACGAACACGTCGTCGCTCTCGATCGCCGCGATTGCGGCCGGGTGCAATCGTCCCGAGCGGGTGGTCGGCGTGCACTTCTTCAACCCGGCGACGGTGCTCCCCCTGGTGGAGGTGATCGCCGGGGTCCGGACCGACCCGGCGGTCGCCGGGCGCGTGGCGCGGCTGGTGGACGGGTGGGGGAAGGTGACGGTGCGCGCGGCCGACACTCCGGGATTCATCGTGAACCGGATCGCCCGCCCGTTCTACGGCGAGGCGCTGCGGATGCTCGAGGAAGGGGTGGCCGACGTGGCGACGATCGACTGGGCGATGAAGGCGATCGGCGGCTTCCGCATGGGGCCGTTCGAGCTGATGGATTTCATCGGCCACGACGTGAACTACGTGGTGACCGAGCGCGTCTGGACGGCGATGTACTTCGATCCGCGCTACCGCCCGTCGCTCACGCAGAAGCGCCTGCTGGAGGCGGGGTTGCTGGGGCGCAAGAGCGGGCGCGGTTTCTACGACTACACGCCCGGTGCCGCAGCCCCCGAGCCGGTGAAGGACGAGACGCTGGGGACGATCATCTTTCGCCGGACGCTGGCGATGCTGGTCAACGAAGCGGCCGACGCGCTCTACCTGCGGATCGCCAGCGCGCCGGACATCGAGCTGGCCATGACCAAGGGCGTGAACTACCCCAAGGGGCTCCTGGCCTGGGGGAACGAGATCGGGCTGGAGAAGCTCCTCGACCACCTGGAGGCGCTGCAGCACGAGACGGGGGAGGATCGCTATCGCCCGAGCCCGCTCCTGCGCCGGATGGTGCGCAACGCCGAGCGGTTCGCCGTGTGA
- a CDS encoding gamma carbonic anhydrase family protein produces the protein MIYRFNGVTPVVHPSAFVHPQAVITGQVTIGRDVYIGPGAALRGDWGAIEVGHGCNVQENCTVHMFPGVTVVLEDGAHIGHGAVIHGARIGRNALVGMNAVVMDHVVIGAGCIVGALCFVPAEMQVPERKVVVGNPARVVKDVSDEMLAWKSEGTALYQALPAQLHATLEAADPLHEKPPGWGMRAFPALKPWSRTKE, from the coding sequence ATGATCTACCGCTTCAACGGCGTGACCCCTGTCGTCCACCCGTCGGCATTCGTCCACCCGCAGGCGGTGATCACCGGCCAGGTGACCATCGGACGCGACGTCTACATCGGCCCCGGCGCGGCCCTCCGCGGCGACTGGGGGGCGATCGAGGTCGGCCACGGGTGCAACGTGCAGGAGAATTGCACGGTGCACATGTTCCCCGGCGTCACCGTCGTCCTCGAGGACGGCGCGCACATCGGGCACGGGGCGGTGATCCACGGGGCCCGCATCGGGCGCAACGCCCTGGTCGGGATGAACGCGGTCGTCATGGACCATGTCGTCATCGGCGCCGGGTGCATCGTGGGCGCCCTCTGCTTCGTCCCCGCCGAGATGCAGGTCCCCGAGCGCAAGGTCGTGGTGGGGAACCCGGCCCGGGTGGTCAAGGATGTCTCCGACGAGATGCTGGCGTGGAAGAGCGAGGGGACGGCGCTCTACCAGGCGCTCCCCGCCCAGCTGCACGCCACGCTGGAGGCGGCCGACCCCCTGCACGAGAAGCCCCCGGGCTGGGGGATGCGCGCCTTCCCCGCGCTCAAGCCCTGGAGCCGGACGAAGGAGTAG
- a CDS encoding phenylacetic acid degradation protein PaaD — protein sequence MSGGANDPQHLAERVVRRMLASDALSRWLGLEVVAIAPRRATCRMTVRPEMVNGFGVAHGGVAFSLADSAFAFACNTHGTVTVAVDNTITYPAAIHPGDVLTAVAEEEASSHRLGYYRVVVTNQAGVVVALFKGTAYRTSRPHFPDETRHA from the coding sequence GTGAGCGGGGGCGCCAACGATCCGCAGCATCTCGCCGAGCGGGTGGTGCGGCGGATGCTCGCCTCCGATGCGCTGAGCCGCTGGCTGGGGCTGGAGGTCGTCGCGATCGCCCCGCGCCGTGCGACCTGTCGCATGACGGTGCGTCCGGAGATGGTGAACGGGTTCGGGGTGGCCCACGGGGGCGTCGCCTTCTCGCTGGCCGACTCGGCCTTCGCCTTCGCCTGCAACACGCACGGCACCGTCACCGTGGCCGTGGACAACACCATCACCTACCCGGCGGCGATCCACCCGGGCGACGTCCTCACCGCGGTGGCGGAAGAGGAGGCGTCGTCCCACCGGCTGGGGTACTACCGCGTCGTCGTCACCAACCAGGCGGGGGTGGTGGTGGCGCTCTTCAAGGGGACCGCGTACCGCACGTCGCGTCCCCACTTCCCGGACGAGACCCGACATGCGTGA